A window of the Henckelia pumila isolate YLH828 chromosome 3, ASM3356847v2, whole genome shotgun sequence genome harbors these coding sequences:
- the LOC140889394 gene encoding uncharacterized protein translates to MENILPFGGKTMIFGGDFRKVLSVVKRGSKASQIAASISRSTFWHCVQIIHLQENMRSAQDMEFSQFLLREGDGLQHTVNEDFIKLPDSIIIPWEGEQSIHQLIDSVFPNMIDHVNDANYMVGRAIITPKNVDVDTINELLIRKFPGEEREYTSWDSVSDDNHNLFQEEFLNSLSPSGLPPHRIILKVGSPIMLLRNVAPELGLCNGTILICRNLGRNFIDAEIITDPYKTQGQTIPNIGIFLRNHVFSNGQLYVALSRGVSQNSTKIFVKDGKLERRSGVYTRNVAFKDVLLPNRG, encoded by the exons ATGGAAAACATATTGCCATTTGGAGGGAAGACCATGATTTTTGGTGGTGATTTTCGGAAAGTACTATCGGTTGTTAAACGAGGATCAAAAGCATCACAAATTGCTGCAAGCATTTCAAGGTCAACATTCTGGCATTGCGTTCAGATAATACACCTTCAAGAAAATATGAGATCTGCTCAAGATATGGAGTTTTCACAATTCCTCTTGCGTGAAGGTGATGGATTGCAGCATACTGTGAATGAGGACTTTATAAAATTACCAGATTCGATTATCATACCATGGGAAGGTGAACAATCAATTCATCAATTGATTGATTCAGTTTTTCCAAATATGATAGATCATGTAAATGATGCAAATTATATGGTTGGCAGAGCCATCATCACTCCAAAAAATGTTGATGTTGACACTATTAATGAATTGCTCATTCGCAAGTTTCCTGGAGAGGAAAGAGAGTATACATCTTGGGATAGTGTATCAGACGACAATCACAACCTTTTTCAAGAAGAATTCTTGAATTCCCTTAGTCCCAGTGGTTTGCCACCACATAGAATCATATTGAAAGTAGGAAGCCCAATCATGCTCTTGAGAAACGTTGCACCAGAACTTGGTCTATGTAATGGAACAATATTAATTTGTCGCAATCTTGGAAGAAATTTCATAGATGCTGAGATCATAACAGATCCTTATAAGA CACAAGGTCAAACAATCCCAAATATTGGCATATTTTTGCGTAACCACGTGTTCAGCAATGGTCAGCTCTATGTTGCACTTTCAAGAGGAGTCTCACAAAATTCTACAAAAATCTTTGTCAAAGACGGAAAATTAGAGCGTCGATCTGGTGTTTACACAAGAAACGTGGCTTTCAAAGATGTGTTGCTCCCTAATAGAGGATGA